The genomic window GACAACCCATTTCCATTAATTTGATTGACATTTCAAGATCAGTAAATTCCTTAATAATCCCAGTTTGTCCTGGCCTCAGTTGTGATAGCTTCATAATTTTCAAACTTCACAAAGATAACCCTTATTTGTAATAAATCCAAATAAGAGCAGTGAAGAAAAAGGATTTATAAATACACTTTCTCCTGAGGTGTCTGCAGACCTTCAAACTTATAAAAATGAGGACAATTGCATTTTTTACGAAATATTCCGCATGAACCCAGGCCCAGCAGCATTATCGCGATCGTTAAAAGTTTAAACAGATTTCGCATTTTGTGTTCTATGTAGAAAAATATAACTGAAGATTCCCATGCCAACTCCCGTGACATCACAAAAGAAATCCCACCAATCAGCAGATCTATAGGTAAATACTTTCAATTGCAACAATTCAATCAACGCCCCGAAAGCCGTTGCAATCAGGAAAATTTTCAAAACACTTAGTATACGAAACGAATAGCTGTTTTGTTGCCTGATTTTGCCATAGAACATGAAAACCGTCAACACAAAAAAGAAGCCAGTATGAACCAGCTTATCGAAACCTTCAAACACCGGTACCCCACCAGTGCTATCCATAGGTATATCGCATAGGATGAGCACCAGAACAGCCCAAATAATGGTCAGGTACTGGTGCTTTAAGGTATTAGTCATTAGAATCCTACCTGTGCTTTATATTCTTCTGCAGACAGCAATGTTTCAATATCAGATACCGAGCTTACCGATACTTTTACCATCCATCCATCTCCATAGGGGTCCTGATTTACCAGCTCCGGAGCAGAATCAAGAAGACTATTGATTTCAAGTATGGTTCCTGTTACCGGCAT from Arcticibacter tournemirensis includes these protein-coding regions:
- a CDS encoding VanZ family protein, which translates into the protein MTNTLKHQYLTIIWAVLVLILCDIPMDSTGGVPVFEGFDKLVHTGFFFVLTVFMFYGKIRQQNSYSFRILSVLKIFLIATAFGALIELLQLKVFTYRSADWWDFFCDVTGVGMGIFSYIFLHRTQNAKSV